In Pedobacter africanus, a single window of DNA contains:
- the rpiB gene encoding ribose 5-phosphate isomerase B, producing MKVIIGSDHAGFNYKNILTSTLRDAGYEILDLGTYTNEPSDYPDHAADVARAIIAGKGDRGILVCGSSVGVSIAANKFKGIRAGVCHDTYSAHQCVEHDDVNILCMGERVIGIELAKDIALAFLKASFTHEERHVKRLAKITAIENQEL from the coding sequence ATGAAAGTAATTATTGGGTCGGATCACGCAGGCTTCAACTATAAGAATATTTTGACTAGTACCTTAAGGGATGCGGGATATGAGATCCTGGACCTGGGGACATACACCAATGAGCCAAGCGATTATCCCGACCATGCTGCCGATGTGGCGCGGGCAATTATTGCCGGGAAGGGCGACAGAGGGATACTGGTATGCGGAAGCTCAGTGGGGGTAAGTATTGCTGCCAATAAATTTAAGGGGATAAGGGCCGGTGTTTGTCATGACACTTATTCTGCACATCAATGTGTTGAACATGATGATGTAAATATATTGTGCATGGGAGAGCGGGTTATCGGAATTGAACTGGCGAAAGACATTGCCCTTGCATTTTTAAAAGCTTCATTTACCCATGAGGAGCGCCATGTAAAAAGACTGGCAAAGATAACCGCCATAGAAAACCAGGAACTTTAA
- a CDS encoding prolyl oligopeptidase family serine peptidase — protein sequence MKKNIKGLIAMALLSPLFTMAQLNNIAQKSVMTYPETKKTAITDNYFGTEVADPYRWLEDDRSAETKAWVDAQNAVTRKFIDQIPYRNQIKDRLRHLMNYEKYSQPFKEGAYTYFYKNTGLQNQSVLYRQKDGAEPEIFLDPNTFSKDATTAMAGISFSRDGSLLAYQLSEGGSDWTKVVVLKASDKTVVGQALIDVKFSGIAWKGNEGFYYSSYDKPKDGSQLSGMTDQHKLYYHKLGTPQSTDQLIFGGSKTPRRYVGAGLTEDERYLVITAANSTSGNELYIQDLSVPNSPIINVVDNFEKDHSIISNKGSKLYIYTNLGAPNGRIVTVDAANPKPANWKVLIAETANVLQPGTGAGKLFANYLKDAVSMVLQYDMNGKLEHQINLPGIGAVSGFSGKEKDVTLYYTFTSYTYPATIFKYAVATGKSEIYKKSGVDFDPAAYESKQVFYTSKDGTKVPMIITYKKGLLLNGKNPTVLYGYGGFNVSLTPAFSTANIVLLDQGGVYAVANLRGGGEYGEQWHVAGTKLQKQNVFDDFIAAADYLITNKYTSSDYLASMGGSNGGLLVGATMAQRPDLFKVAFPAVGVMDMLRYHKFTAGAGWSFDYGTAADSKEMFEYLYKYSPLHALKPGVKYPATLVTTADHDDRVVPAHSFKFAATLQKDQAGDAPVLISIQTNAGHGAGKPTDKAIEEIADRWAFMFYNMGLKYRN from the coding sequence ATGAAAAAAAATATAAAAGGCCTGATTGCAATGGCCCTACTATCACCTCTGTTTACCATGGCACAATTGAACAATATCGCACAAAAATCTGTAATGACTTATCCTGAAACCAAGAAAACAGCAATAACCGACAATTATTTTGGAACTGAAGTGGCCGATCCTTATCGCTGGCTCGAGGATGACCGTTCTGCAGAAACGAAAGCCTGGGTAGATGCGCAGAATGCGGTTACCCGTAAATTTATAGACCAGATCCCTTACCGCAACCAGATTAAGGACAGGCTGAGGCATCTGATGAATTACGAAAAATATTCACAGCCATTTAAGGAAGGCGCTTATACTTATTTTTACAAGAATACAGGGCTGCAAAACCAGAGCGTGCTTTACCGGCAGAAAGATGGTGCCGAGCCGGAAATTTTTCTGGACCCGAATACCTTTTCAAAAGATGCAACCACAGCTATGGCCGGCATCAGTTTTAGTAGAGATGGCAGTTTACTTGCTTACCAGCTTTCAGAAGGTGGATCGGACTGGACCAAAGTAGTGGTTTTAAAGGCGTCAGATAAAACGGTTGTTGGCCAAGCACTTATAGATGTAAAATTTTCGGGTATTGCCTGGAAAGGAAACGAAGGGTTTTATTACAGCAGCTACGATAAGCCCAAAGATGGCAGTCAGCTTTCAGGTATGACCGATCAGCATAAACTGTACTATCATAAACTGGGCACTCCCCAGAGTACCGATCAGCTGATTTTTGGCGGAAGCAAAACGCCCAGGCGTTATGTAGGGGCGGGACTGACCGAAGATGAGCGTTACCTGGTCATTACTGCTGCAAATTCTACATCTGGGAACGAATTGTACATTCAGGACCTGTCGGTACCCAATTCGCCGATCATTAACGTGGTAGATAACTTTGAAAAAGACCACAGCATCATCAGCAATAAAGGGAGCAAACTCTATATTTATACCAATCTCGGGGCGCCAAACGGCCGTATCGTAACGGTTGATGCTGCAAATCCTAAGCCGGCAAACTGGAAGGTACTGATTGCAGAGACAGCGAATGTATTGCAGCCTGGCACGGGTGCTGGAAAACTGTTTGCCAATTACCTTAAAGATGCGGTTTCTATGGTACTGCAATACGACATGAACGGAAAACTGGAACATCAGATCAATCTGCCCGGGATTGGTGCAGTAAGTGGTTTTTCTGGTAAAGAAAAGGATGTAACACTTTATTATACCTTTACTTCCTATACTTACCCGGCCACCATTTTTAAATATGCGGTAGCCACTGGTAAATCGGAAATATATAAGAAATCAGGGGTCGATTTTGATCCTGCTGCCTATGAATCCAAACAGGTGTTTTACACCTCGAAGGATGGCACAAAGGTGCCTATGATCATCACTTATAAAAAAGGCCTTTTGCTAAATGGCAAGAACCCGACAGTATTGTATGGTTATGGAGGCTTTAATGTGAGCTTAACTCCTGCATTTAGTACTGCAAATATTGTATTACTGGATCAGGGTGGGGTATATGCAGTAGCAAATTTAAGAGGAGGAGGAGAGTATGGAGAGCAATGGCATGTTGCCGGAACAAAGCTGCAGAAGCAGAACGTGTTTGATGATTTTATTGCAGCTGCAGACTATCTGATTACCAATAAATATACTTCCAGTGATTACCTGGCCAGTATGGGCGGCTCTAACGGAGGTTTACTGGTGGGTGCTACGATGGCGCAGCGCCCCGATCTGTTCAAAGTCGCTTTCCCGGCGGTGGGGGTAATGGATATGTTGCGTTACCATAAGTTTACTGCCGGCGCGGGCTGGAGTTTTGATTATGGTACAGCTGCAGATTCGAAGGAGATGTTTGAATATTTATACAAATATTCACCATTACATGCTTTAAAGCCAGGGGTCAAATACCCGGCCACGCTGGTAACCACGGCCGATCATGATGACAGGGTAGTGCCTGCACATTCTTTTAAATTTGCAGCTACCTTACAAAAAGATCAGGCAGGGGATGCGCCGGTACTGATCAGTATTCAGACCAATGCGGGGCATGGTGCAGGTAAACCTACAGACAAGGCGATAGAGGAAATTGCTGACCGCTGGGCCTTTATGTTTTACAATATGGGACTGAAGTACCGCAATTAA
- a CDS encoding sensor histidine kinase yields MKLSSKLILFITGSKLAIVLLFIISLPFLVNEIVSQYITYSLRTQQDKVIRIIHKNGIDYYLQGDNNYGSYTMLKEEYIALEPAAANSRIDTIKTARRVVERDTLNYRILMHTFNYEHKNYLLEIGKTTSSINQYSKPLQRIALYVLMGLIVLSLLFDLFFTRVLISPLGKIIKSKLINRKFPFKDQPSKVPTSTQDFKYLDESLILLMEQINEAFEKEREFTANASHELMTPISILQNKLENMIGDEQLNDDAVMKIADMMKTLDRLKKISGSLLLISRIENEQFVKSDNIQPMRLLNEVTEEISHRLEEKKLRININLNESKTIKGVNHDLLFQLFYNLINNAIKYNVNNGSISISDEESGKSRYTITIKDTGIGIPAEELPFIFDRFRKANLGQNVGYGLGLSIVKSIALYHGITINVNSKQGEGSTFRLHFPQSN; encoded by the coding sequence ATGAAACTATCGTCCAAACTGATCCTCTTCATTACCGGCTCAAAATTGGCCATAGTATTGCTTTTTATCATCTCTCTACCTTTCCTGGTTAATGAAATTGTCTCACAGTACATTACCTATTCTTTGCGCACACAGCAAGACAAAGTCATCAGGATCATCCATAAAAACGGAATAGATTATTACCTGCAGGGCGACAACAATTATGGTAGTTATACCATGCTGAAGGAAGAATACATTGCCCTCGAACCGGCAGCCGCAAACAGCAGGATAGATACCATAAAAACAGCCCGGCGTGTGGTAGAGCGCGACACCCTCAATTACCGGATCCTGATGCATACCTTTAATTATGAGCATAAAAACTACCTGCTCGAAATCGGCAAAACCACCAGCAGCATCAATCAATACAGCAAGCCTTTACAACGCATTGCATTGTACGTCCTGATGGGCCTTATTGTGCTCAGCCTGCTGTTCGACCTGTTTTTCACCCGTGTACTCATTAGCCCGCTTGGCAAAATTATCAAATCCAAACTGATCAACAGGAAATTTCCTTTTAAAGACCAGCCCAGCAAAGTACCTACCTCTACGCAAGACTTTAAATACCTGGACGAGTCACTGATCCTGCTCATGGAACAGATCAATGAAGCCTTCGAAAAGGAACGTGAATTTACCGCAAATGCTTCGCATGAGCTCATGACACCCATCAGTATCCTGCAAAATAAGCTGGAAAATATGATTGGTGATGAGCAGCTTAACGACGATGCCGTCATGAAGATTGCCGATATGATGAAAACGCTCGACCGGTTAAAAAAGATCTCTGGTTCCCTGTTGCTCATATCCCGGATTGAGAATGAGCAGTTTGTAAAATCAGATAACATTCAACCCATGCGGCTGTTAAACGAAGTAACAGAAGAGATCAGTCACCGGCTGGAAGAGAAAAAACTCAGGATCAACATCAACCTGAACGAAAGCAAAACGATAAAAGGCGTAAACCACGATCTGTTGTTCCAATTGTTTTACAACCTGATCAACAATGCCATCAAATACAATGTAAATAATGGCAGTATCAGCATCAGTGACGAAGAATCCGGCAAAAGCCGCTATACCATAACCATAAAAGATACCGGGATCGGCATTCCAGCAGAAGAACTTCCTTTCATTTTCGATCGTTTCAGAAAAGCGAACCTGGGCCAGAATGTAGGCTATGGACTGGGCCTTTCCATTGTAAAAAGCATTGCTTTATACCATGGTATCACCATCAATGTAAATTCAAAACAAGGCGAAGGCAGCACTTTCAGGCTTCATTTTCCTCAAAGCAATTGA
- a CDS encoding universal stress protein, with product MMTIIVATDFSEVAENAVEYAAAIAKHSNARLILFNSFEMPVHAANTLLPASSIQKLLSDNEIRLIERAIALSLDYDIEVGHESALSFVEDELKALLLKYEASLVVLGMRTKSLEQDLWGNTTTSAIKQLKFPVLAVPLGARFEGARKVLFACDVLSGVSERVLAQIKELALSLNAEVEVFSVNEVLEELKPESENQLSTNAIDEALEGISYYYKNVKSYAVIAEIEKEIEIFGADMLIMVPKKYGFWASLIHRSKTRMMASGLHIPLLSIPI from the coding sequence ATGATGACAATAATTGTAGCGACCGATTTTTCGGAAGTAGCGGAAAATGCAGTAGAATACGCGGCAGCGATAGCAAAACACAGCAATGCCAGGTTGATCCTTTTCAATTCATTTGAAATGCCTGTACATGCTGCCAATACCCTTTTGCCTGCATCGAGTATTCAGAAGTTGCTAAGCGATAATGAGATCAGGCTGATAGAAAGGGCAATCGCCCTTTCCCTGGATTATGATATAGAGGTAGGTCATGAATCTGCTTTGTCTTTCGTGGAAGACGAATTGAAAGCATTGCTGCTGAAATATGAAGCCAGCCTGGTCGTTTTGGGCATGCGTACAAAAAGCCTGGAGCAGGACCTTTGGGGCAATACCACCACTTCGGCCATTAAACAGCTAAAATTCCCAGTGCTGGCGGTGCCGCTGGGTGCCAGATTTGAGGGCGCCAGGAAAGTATTGTTTGCTTGTGATGTGCTTAGCGGGGTATCTGAAAGGGTACTGGCACAAATTAAGGAACTGGCTTTAAGCCTGAACGCCGAAGTAGAGGTTTTTAGTGTAAATGAAGTGCTGGAAGAACTAAAGCCAGAAAGTGAAAACCAGCTGTCAACCAACGCAATAGATGAAGCGCTGGAGGGAATCAGTTATTACTATAAAAATGTTAAATCCTATGCAGTTATAGCTGAAATTGAAAAGGAAATAGAGATATTTGGAGCTGATATGCTGATCATGGTACCCAAGAAATATGGTTTCTGGGCCTCATTGATACATCGGAGTAAAACAAGGATGATGGCCTCAGGATTGCATATTCCCTTACTTTCTATCCCTATATAA
- a CDS encoding heparin lyase I family protein produces MKNKLIMVALCGAYAFLFPACKKEGGAVTETLHPEKTTLNQARAADVGIQSILWDGDANLGTGIFKVLNVDAPATLAAVNNATYGKIWRFTKEIGSNRCEVHAAQGFDAVEGDDIYLGWRSQLSMSSTGLTTNALFQWKAYGANMTQNFPIVIKTIGGDFKLMHTASGGTSTYIWNGPVTLNNWNTFVVRIKVSRTATVGFIEFWFNGIKQTLLGGAQRYYGRTLDADYCDPKWGVYGASSELITNRVHGLKIASTYAEAAP; encoded by the coding sequence ATGAAAAACAAATTAATCATGGTCGCATTATGCGGCGCCTATGCCTTTCTTTTTCCCGCCTGCAAAAAAGAAGGCGGAGCAGTTACTGAAACCTTGCATCCTGAAAAGACTACGCTAAACCAGGCCAGGGCAGCTGATGTGGGTATTCAATCCATATTATGGGATGGGGACGCAAATTTGGGCACCGGGATCTTTAAAGTGCTAAATGTAGATGCTCCTGCAACCCTGGCGGCTGTAAACAACGCGACTTACGGAAAAATATGGAGATTTACCAAGGAGATTGGCAGTAATCGTTGTGAAGTTCATGCTGCACAAGGCTTTGATGCTGTAGAGGGAGACGATATTTACCTGGGCTGGCGGTCGCAATTGAGCATGAGTTCTACGGGCTTAACCACCAATGCACTTTTTCAGTGGAAGGCCTATGGTGCCAATATGACCCAGAATTTTCCTATTGTTATCAAAACGATTGGTGGTGATTTCAAACTGATGCATACTGCTTCAGGTGGAACCAGTACTTATATATGGAATGGCCCGGTAACTTTAAATAACTGGAATACTTTTGTAGTAAGGATCAAGGTTTCGCGTACCGCTACCGTTGGTTTTATCGAATTCTGGTTCAACGGTATAAAACAAACTTTGCTGGGGGGTGCACAGCGGTATTACGGACGCACGCTCGACGCTGACTATTGCGATCCTAAATGGGGTGTTTATGGGGCTAGTTCAGAGCTCATCACAAACAGGGTCCATGGATTAAAAATAGCATCTACCTATGCTGAGGCTGCACCCTGA
- a CDS encoding DUF4397 domain-containing protein yields the protein MNKSTYFKTLTIAAALTLGALLFNSCSKDPAPTPEISYLNITNASPTLNSYNIYVGSAKVNPAALGFTSVVPYGQYVPGTSAIKLTTGSSTESVFTKNVNLEANTVQSLFVIGKGATIDYLVIKDQLGSLTSDKAFVRFINLSPDAAALNLTIKDGNTIVTDKAYKASSEFVEIEAKAYVLQIKDKASGADKGLTFNLDAKAGKSYTVMAAGMLSPASDTEQAFKGHVINNQ from the coding sequence ATGAATAAATCAACTTACTTTAAAACCTTGACTATCGCTGCAGCGCTAACACTTGGCGCATTGTTGTTCAATTCCTGCTCTAAAGATCCGGCCCCCACACCTGAAATTTCTTATCTGAACATCACCAATGCATCCCCGACATTAAACAGTTACAATATATACGTTGGATCAGCAAAAGTAAACCCCGCGGCATTGGGCTTTACGAGCGTTGTTCCCTACGGGCAATACGTTCCGGGTACCAGCGCCATAAAACTAACTACAGGCAGCAGTACTGAAAGCGTATTCACTAAAAACGTAAACCTTGAAGCAAACACTGTACAATCACTTTTTGTAATTGGTAAAGGAGCTACGATCGATTACCTGGTGATTAAAGATCAGCTGGGCAGCCTTACGTCCGACAAAGCATTTGTCCGGTTCATCAACCTCTCACCAGATGCAGCAGCATTAAACCTTACAATTAAAGATGGCAATACTATTGTAACCGATAAAGCCTATAAAGCCAGCAGCGAATTTGTTGAAATCGAGGCAAAAGCCTATGTGCTTCAAATTAAAGACAAAGCAAGCGGAGCAGACAAAGGCCTTACCTTTAACCTGGATGCCAAAGCTGGCAAATCGTACACTGTTATGGCGGCTGGCATGCTTAGCCCGGCCTCTGATACCGAGCAAGCTTTTAAAGGCCACGTGATTAACAACCAATAA
- a CDS encoding DUF7133 domain-containing protein, with product MKLYIYIAMAALVFTLYQCQTYKKTNTGTTVVPDTTGSPVINAAEAIRLMKVEEGFEVKLVAAEPLVTAPVALTFDNKGRIWVVEMMGYMPDVYGKGEDEPNGKIVILEDKNGDGVADERKVFLDSLVLPRAICLIDGGILVAESPNLWYYEIHNDKPGKRILVDSKYADEGNVEHQPNGLLRAMDNWIYNAKSTKRYRKKGLQWIIEETHFRGQWGISQDDYGRLYYNDNSTNLMGDYFAPGYGATNPHQRTVEGFSERTVKDNRVYPARPTPGVNRGYMPGTLDDSLRLRNFTAACGPIIYRGDLFGDAYRFNAFVAEPSANLIKRDILVENGLVVTGKQAYQGKEFLASTDERFRPVSLYNGLDGALYVVDMYRGIIQHKTYVTPYLKNVIEQRKLSEPLGCGRIYKVLPKNKAAAKVKFNQDAKSLVALLGDANGQVRDMAQQMLVDSHHNAAVPYLRETLKSGSPLQVMHAMWVLEGLSALQTNEVLALLKSESWPVRMQALSVIPSVMNGSSYLYYVKALRDMVSQNDARAAVYIAFAAHYIRPFDGAAAQRLLLELVKKYPDDPYVASAVLSNLAYREEAFAEEVLALKPDTNLVVNKQLKSLVNRIRSSRKNQDPLMLAKEFPKGAALFASSCQTCHATDGNGIKSLAPPLNKSEWVTGNKEKLISIVLYGLTGPVKINGYVYEAPEISADMPGIAHSEEISDEDVAQVLSFIRGSWQNNAGKINAAEVAKVRQRLKGRQKAFTIEELGAD from the coding sequence ATGAAATTATACATTTACATCGCTATGGCAGCGCTGGTATTTACCTTGTATCAATGCCAGACCTATAAAAAAACAAATACAGGTACTACGGTTGTACCAGATACTACAGGATCGCCAGTGATCAATGCTGCTGAGGCCATTAGGCTAATGAAGGTCGAAGAGGGCTTTGAAGTAAAGCTGGTTGCTGCTGAACCTCTTGTTACAGCTCCAGTAGCACTGACATTTGACAATAAAGGACGGATTTGGGTGGTGGAAATGATGGGTTATATGCCGGATGTGTATGGAAAAGGAGAAGATGAACCCAATGGGAAAATTGTGATCCTGGAAGATAAAAATGGGGATGGTGTGGCGGATGAAAGAAAAGTATTTTTGGATTCACTGGTGCTGCCCAGGGCAATTTGTCTGATCGACGGAGGCATATTGGTAGCCGAATCACCGAATCTCTGGTATTATGAGATCCATAACGATAAACCCGGAAAGAGAATATTGGTAGATAGTAAATATGCGGATGAGGGTAATGTGGAACATCAGCCCAATGGCTTGCTGAGGGCTATGGACAACTGGATCTACAATGCCAAGTCGACCAAACGCTACCGTAAAAAAGGTTTACAGTGGATCATTGAGGAAACCCATTTCAGGGGACAGTGGGGTATCAGTCAGGATGACTATGGACGTTTGTATTATAACGATAACTCTACCAACCTGATGGGTGATTATTTTGCCCCTGGCTATGGGGCAACGAATCCCCACCAGAGAACAGTAGAGGGCTTTTCAGAACGGACAGTAAAGGATAACCGCGTTTATCCGGCAAGGCCGACTCCGGGTGTAAACAGGGGCTATATGCCAGGTACATTGGACGACAGTTTGCGCTTAAGGAATTTTACAGCAGCTTGCGGCCCTATAATTTATAGAGGTGATTTATTTGGTGACGCCTATCGTTTTAATGCTTTTGTAGCAGAGCCCTCTGCCAACCTGATTAAGCGGGATATCCTTGTTGAAAATGGGCTTGTGGTAACAGGTAAACAGGCTTATCAGGGCAAAGAATTTCTGGCCAGTACCGACGAGCGTTTTCGTCCGGTGAGTTTATATAACGGCCTGGACGGTGCGTTATATGTAGTAGATATGTACCGGGGGATTATCCAGCACAAAACTTATGTGACACCTTATCTTAAAAATGTAATAGAACAAAGAAAGCTATCGGAACCTCTGGGGTGCGGACGGATTTATAAAGTGCTGCCTAAAAACAAGGCAGCTGCTAAAGTCAAGTTTAACCAGGACGCTAAAAGTCTGGTAGCCTTGCTGGGAGATGCAAACGGACAAGTGCGGGATATGGCCCAGCAAATGCTGGTTGATAGTCATCATAATGCTGCGGTGCCTTATTTGCGTGAGACGCTTAAAAGTGGTAGCCCTTTGCAGGTTATGCATGCCATGTGGGTGCTGGAAGGCTTATCTGCTTTGCAAACCAATGAGGTACTGGCATTGTTAAAATCGGAATCATGGCCAGTCAGGATGCAGGCTTTGAGTGTTATACCTTCTGTAATGAATGGAAGTTCTTATTTATACTATGTTAAGGCGCTGAGGGATATGGTTTCACAAAATGATGCCAGAGCAGCAGTTTATATTGCTTTTGCTGCACATTACATCAGGCCGTTTGACGGAGCAGCTGCGCAGCGTTTGTTGCTGGAACTGGTTAAAAAATATCCTGATGATCCTTATGTGGCCTCGGCAGTGCTTAGCAACCTGGCCTACCGTGAAGAAGCGTTTGCAGAAGAGGTGCTGGCCCTTAAACCGGATACCAATCTTGTAGTCAATAAGCAACTGAAAAGCCTGGTAAACAGGATAAGGAGTTCGCGTAAAAACCAGGACCCTTTGATGCTGGCAAAGGAATTTCCAAAAGGGGCGGCTTTGTTTGCCTCGAGTTGCCAGACTTGTCATGCTACCGATGGAAACGGCATCAAATCGCTGGCCCCGCCTTTAAACAAGTCGGAGTGGGTAACAGGAAATAAAGAAAAACTGATTTCCATAGTTTTGTATGGGCTTACCGGTCCTGTAAAAATCAATGGGTACGTTTATGAAGCACCGGAGATATCGGCAGATATGCCCGGTATTGCACACAGTGAGGAAATTTCTGATGAGGATGTAGCGCAGGTACTGAGTTTTATCCGTGGTTCCTGGCAAAATAACGCAGGTAAGATCAATGCTGCAGAGGTTGCAAAAGTGCGGCAAAGGTTGAAAGGACGCCAAAAGGCATTTACGATAGAGGAGTTGGGTGCTGATTAG
- a CDS encoding redoxin domain-containing protein gives MKRLFFVFILGLFSTAAFAQAPAPIVGTDMPLAGFYRADGSVFSTEQIPKGTKSFIMLFDATCEHCQKVVSNFSKRSKELEGANFYLVSQDEYRSINYFMDNFGKPLKTMKNVMVLQDRNHIFIPLFHPKQYPSMYLYGKDKKLELYSADERDVPRFISRVKSK, from the coding sequence ATGAAACGACTATTTTTTGTCTTTATCCTGGGGTTATTTTCAACTGCTGCTTTTGCGCAGGCACCAGCACCCATTGTCGGAACTGATATGCCTTTAGCCGGCTTTTACCGGGCCGATGGTTCTGTATTTTCTACAGAACAAATTCCTAAGGGTACAAAATCCTTTATCATGCTGTTCGATGCCACCTGCGAACACTGCCAGAAAGTGGTATCGAACTTTTCAAAACGGAGTAAGGAACTGGAAGGTGCCAATTTTTATCTTGTTTCACAGGATGAATACCGGTCCATCAACTATTTTATGGACAATTTCGGCAAGCCGCTCAAAACCATGAAAAATGTTATGGTGCTGCAAGACCGCAATCATATTTTTATTCCGCTGTTCCATCCCAAACAATATCCTTCCATGTACTTGTATGGAAAAGACAAAAAGCTGGAGCTTTATTCTGCCGATGAAAGGGATGTTCCACGTTTCATCAGCAGAGTTAAATCCAAATAG
- a CDS encoding response regulator transcription factor, producing MKVLIVEDEKTMAYEMRDFLKKAFYICDLAHNIKDGLEKMEMNSYDFILLDLGLPDGDGLALLPKAKKYNPDAAYIILTARGNLEDRITGLDLGADDYLPKPFSLLELQSRMQAIARRKFNVKEELLPLGDFKLDLQKRLILFEQNHIELSRKEFDILSYLFLHSNRVLTRMQLSEHIWGTFADDDYDSNYIDAHIKNIRKKLNAWGPTDFLETVRGVGYRIRK from the coding sequence ATGAAGGTACTGATCGTTGAAGATGAAAAAACCATGGCCTATGAAATGAGGGATTTTCTGAAAAAGGCTTTTTATATCTGCGACCTGGCCCATAACATCAAAGACGGGCTTGAAAAGATGGAAATGAACAGTTACGATTTCATCCTGCTCGACCTTGGCTTACCTGATGGTGATGGCCTTGCCTTATTGCCCAAAGCAAAAAAATACAATCCCGATGCAGCCTATATCATCCTTACGGCAAGAGGAAACCTGGAAGACCGCATCACGGGGCTCGACCTGGGGGCCGACGATTACCTGCCCAAACCATTCTCGCTCCTGGAGCTGCAGTCCAGAATGCAGGCCATAGCCAGACGAAAGTTCAATGTTAAAGAAGAGTTGTTGCCTTTGGGCGATTTTAAACTCGATCTTCAGAAAAGGCTCATCCTCTTTGAACAAAATCATATCGAATTGTCCAGAAAAGAATTCGACATCCTGAGCTATCTCTTTCTGCACAGCAATAGGGTACTTACCAGAATGCAACTCAGTGAGCACATCTGGGGCACCTTTGCCGATGACGACTACGATTCCAATTACATAGATGCGCACATCAAGAACATCAGAAAAAAACTCAATGCCTGGGGACCCACAGATTTTCTGGAAACTGTACGCGGGGTGGGCTACAGAATAAGGAAATAA
- a CDS encoding DUF3050 domain-containing protein, translated as MSEALKRIQDHIEPLRQQIINHKVYELINSVEDLRIFMEYHVYAVWDFMSILKALQINLTCTTIPWFPVGSANTRYLINEIVAGEESDVDSTGQRKSHFEMYLDAMEQCGASTVEIGNFLTALKNKGDLHTAFELAGSPEHARDFVDFTFKIIRSNQAHLQASTFTFGREDLIPNMFLSIVNDLNQKFPEQLSLFKYYLDRHIEVDGDHHSYLALAMTAELCGDNAACWQEAEQASVTALQKRIHLWDGAYEAILRRNADLK; from the coding sequence AGCGAAGCACTTAAAAGAATCCAGGATCATATTGAACCTTTACGTCAGCAGATCATCAATCATAAGGTTTATGAACTGATCAACAGTGTGGAAGACTTACGGATTTTTATGGAGTACCATGTATATGCGGTATGGGACTTCATGTCGATCTTAAAAGCTTTGCAGATTAACCTCACCTGTACCACCATTCCCTGGTTTCCTGTAGGATCGGCCAATACAAGGTACCTTATTAATGAAATTGTGGCCGGAGAAGAATCGGATGTGGATAGCACGGGGCAGCGTAAAAGTCATTTTGAGATGTATCTTGATGCCATGGAGCAATGTGGTGCGTCGACTGTTGAAATAGGAAATTTCTTAACAGCGCTGAAAAACAAGGGCGATTTGCATACTGCTTTTGAACTGGCCGGAAGTCCTGAACATGCACGTGACTTTGTAGACTTTACCTTTAAGATTATCCGGAGCAACCAGGCGCATTTACAGGCAAGTACTTTTACTTTTGGCAGGGAAGACCTGATCCCGAATATGTTCCTGTCTATTGTGAATGACCTGAACCAGAAATTCCCTGAGCAGCTGTCGCTCTTTAAATACTACCTGGACCGTCATATTGAAGTGGATGGCGACCACCATAGCTATCTGGCCCTGGCCATGACTGCGGAACTTTGCGGCGACAATGCCGCTTGCTGGCAGGAAGCGGAGCAGGCCAGTGTTACAGCGCTTCAAAAAAGGATACACCTTTGGGACGGCGCTTATGAAGCCATTTTGCGCCGCAATGCAGATTTGAAATGA